One Solanum lycopersicum chromosome 2, SLM_r2.1 genomic region harbors:
- the LOC101258227 gene encoding uncharacterized protein isoform X1 has translation MAGRMEEATIPKFGNNLVYEAKLKELLRNLTSTDFQLCSDASKEFIKLLKSDSGHEFLSLYIQNSSKCMELEQAWELRKSKTGLYVVLNLISGIFNHSYGKNRVDKDPKVVVIVNALDKFAKLIVEKKMNDLYKELNSKEAKRQRAALSLLASIARRSSWMAWEVAKSFDFKIPIFGRLAEWKAKKIEGKKKHYSTRKAFVGFAVSFLEVGNARLLRGVLQQKDMYSGVLRGLGNDDDDTVVYVLSTLRDRVLVPDSLVPTGLRSVLFGSVTLEQLASISGRDGGGLAAELAHEVLHMVCTDPSNGLMPDLKRVSKPLRGNPKRLLGLMKKLKAGEIENHRNLLLAIAKGKPSFGSAYLDEFPYSLEDPSSRNWFASVSLAANVLSSVGDGLVFGFLDSQNQEPPTLNSPEVQNIMKCIGPRSFSRLVINKGLLHLDPLVKHGTLKFVLEVLKLLELLISALNSVMSSQGQMIHKWESLKQDIWNAVRILLPDPQVLFSLLSSLNEFYKGHEQRSKRPADSEIGDKLSIRKKLKIDAANEDTDIVVGGVSYSPDAALSLDGESIINVDDMDDLKDDTYFVKLITELWSLHSSPLPDSTIEDTEVLFYAKLLNVLTIYYKTMPKMLEGLFDFFKILPNNLLALPTMLQQTLLSLLQAHVGWSSKCEIATRVHSQMYKHLLPFLDLLMFSPNRDIKDQAYILAKTSMYSTGAFDKNPKEICSWFFFIPGYSKDNMLGGAVGCDIYRKLSSPVLLFLRDAVIESGDKLFYYSDLLRSALSSLPGIKDISPDFSPFTICILDRCLTLATAETGAFSASEKSMVSSYVCNTLKYLLETQGDPLLLSSIIDVKLSEKLDAPYDLDDSQCPCEWRPFKRLLHLSRKILQGTYRISSNIKGIVYSESSFTCTVGEVQRLLKSESDGSLVGLTIGFCFSIACTTSAEIIQNFPSIVSLSNKLLGVPLSLLMQLFFSEPSLLSDASKRWPEIFFTGMERALARLSGGRTMDYESDAFSVFLERAPFYVLFPAVLYIDGLDFSDQSGLQSLLLAKLSKKTSDHLLSCFRYLLFWLNQTQLSYRHEQFEGLEKLSAACFLLLSGMLKKLLVEKSNSRGVDTCSPFSTYFIEELVVTILDHPAVVSVLEYPSPVNSDFACGTIQDSVDQFVESVKLKICKTDHHVLNLVKATFEFWLSFCFGQSSSSEVYHANKHVVTSFKNVVKKLVLTFRLKMNECMKSKNLIPLVPVLYALHSLIHFISPFEVLELAHWILSLIDLEDRSVWLTSALCVGLHIAGSAFDHLAAYMWQPQEKIPICLFWGIQQEQNDVILYEKVLLQVYDIATRFELDVADACLLKAVKVVKVHKSMQKESHLFLKDSCRTVANTHVNVLSHCMLKITKRKAEILFLVADISPLHLSVFGKLFSDRMNKYVVVKPRTVPPICDFSDEDALMLLPTVILYLNSIPAKFGGQLCILHEHIASFYWEILKQGFSIWTSYVSREIFKVEYFENLSMEDFPNLVSGSLLANTVIVVQLFFEIRGDLVKVKKRLSIFNSVCSSDCSDLLEFDLTQDGSYSVEESLNVVNRTVAKIRLCRALLFPEKGKFPSLLKKNAEVVASEDCPILDLARIRFLNLLVQSWQLIVKRCSLNVVGFRQMEVGSCSIFRYLEVYILKNVTEITREMQGCLLNLESLPFVEQLGNSSLLHRFYDPLTLGMLRAIISSVSEGKFSCISIIQRLLAHSQFAATIHSSHISAGHSHFGMIFTPLPSIMRSYVQFADLDAYDLKDSCKLSEECARQLELVKLLRLLFQISARQCDINNVKDIGINLRELLFLLLSSYGASMSVIDLEIYSLMDEISSANNLGEVSMAKLDYLWGSALLKVRKENEQEQTISCNLSEAEAVDDYRRIRFRENIPIDPKVCATTVLYFPYERTVGPRILKEPKKDYPDFGYEVHYADAEKLHVYDPIFILHFSVHCLSMGFVEPLEFASLGLLAIAVVSISSPDDDMRKLGYEVLGRFKSVLERCQKRKDVVRLRLLMSYLQNGIEEPWQKISSVTAIFVAEASYVLLDPSHDHYSAISKYLIRSPSANMKGIPLFQTFFWSISTNYITERLWMLRLLCSGLNLDDDAQIYIRNAIFETLFSFYVSPISDHESKELIVQIVRKSVRIPKMARYLVEQCGLISWSSCAVSSLSWSQCRRNSFVELTVILEALNEVVLSRHTVEWMQKYALEQLVELSCNLYKMLIEGVERLKVNSQLVKLILQILRSALRISQKRKVYQPHFTLSVESLLQLCEVVDECCGGRQSLVAQIGLEAVLMSTPPVAILQMDKEKVSKFVRWATLTALQSNIEKVHAPESIDCIMRLQANEESDDSLISKLVRWLTASVIVGKHSLKFSNMDISHSFDRSKLNNLLSLMEGNDQRCSSTSRTFACEDTLASSIFFLQQLQRKNYTVLPSVVSALCLLLSSSLSSRETDILGDDAIQLAILFSKINCPAEAYPIWRWSFYQPWKDQSSELSDAAKLEENQACEMLLVVISKLLGRNSLYSNFLSFQDVDKLGVFDWERHILKPQ, from the exons ATGGCTGGAAGAATGGAAGAAGCAACAATACCAAAGTTCGGGAATAACCTCGTTTACGAGGCTAAACTGAAGGAGCTTCTTCGTAACTTAACCTCCACAGATTTCCAACTCTGTTCCGATGCTTCAAAAGAGTTCATCAAACTTCTCAAGTCCGACTCTGGACATGAATTTCTCAGCTTATACATCCAGAATTCATCCAAGTGTATGGAACTCGAACAAGCTTGGGAGCTTCGAAAAAGCAAAACTGGACTTTACGttgttttaaatttgatttctgGAATTTTCAACCATTCCTATGGGAAAAATAGGGTGGATAAAGATCCAAAAGTTGTTGTAATAGTTAACGCATTAGATAAGTTCGCAAAATTGATTGTGGAAAAGAAAATGAACGATTTGTATAAAGAATTGAATAGTAAAGAAGCAAAGCGTCAACGAGCTGCGCTTTCTCTGTTGGCTTCTATAGCTAGGCGTAGTTCATGGATGGCATGGGAAGTCGCCAAGAGTTTTGATTTCAAAATACCTATATTTGGGAGACTAGCTGAGTGGAAGGCAAAGAAAATTGAAGGGAAAAAGAAGCATTATTCGACGAGGAAGGCTTTTGTGGGTTTTGCTGTATCATTTTTGGAGGTTGGGAATGCCAGGTTGCTGAGAGGCGTGTTGCAGCAGAAGGATATGTATTCTGGGGTGCTTCGTGGGTTGggaaatgatgatgatgataccGTGGTTTATGTGTTATCCACTTTGCGTGATAGGGTTCTTGTCCCGGATTCACTGGTGCCCACTGGGCTTAGAAGTGTGCTCTTTGGGAGTGTAACTCTGGAGCAGCTTGCTAGCATTTCGGGACGAGATGGTGGTGGATTGGCTGCAGAATTAGCTCATGAAGTGTTACATATGGTATGTACTGATCCTTCGAATGGATTGATGCCAGATTTGAAGAGGGTATCTAAACCATTGAGAGGAAACCCAAAAAGATTATTGGGCcttatgaagaagttaaaagcTGGAGAGATTGAGAATCACAGAAACCTGCTTTTGGCAATTGCTAAGGGGAAGCCATCTTTTGGTTCAGCTTATTTGGATGAGTTCCCATATAGTCTTGAAGACCCTTCATCGCGTAACTG GTTTGCTTCAGTTTCTTTGGCAGCAAATGTGCTCTCCTCTGTTGGTGATGGACTTGTCTTTGGGTTTCTTGATTCTCAAAACCAGGAGCCGCCAACTCTTAACAGCCCAGAGGTGCAAAATATCATGAAGTGCATTGGACCCCGATCCTTCTCTCGACTGGTGATTAATAAAGGTTTACTTCATTTGGATCCTCTAGTGAAACATGGAACTTTGAAGTTTGTGTTGGAGGTTCTGAAACTGTTGGAGTTACTAATTAGTGCTTTAAACAGTGTCATGTCTTCCCAAGGTCAAATGATCCACAAATGGGAGTCCCTCAAGCAAGATATCTGGAATGCAGTTCGGATTTTGCTCCCTGATCCTCAAGTTCTGTTCTCATTGCTCTCTTCACTGAACGAATTTTACAAAGGTCATGAGCAACGCTCAAAAAGACCTGCAGATTCTGAAATAGGAGATAAGCTGAGTATTAGGAAGAAGCTGAAAATTGACGCTGCAAATGAGGATACCGATATCGTTGTAGGGGGGGTTAGTTACTCCCCTGATGCAGCTCTGTCCCTGGATGGTGAATCAATCATAAATGTAGATGACATGGATGATTTGAAAGATGACACTTATTTTGTAAAGCTTATAACAGAACTCTGGAGTTTGCATTCTTCTCCCTTGCCAGATTCTACTATAGAAGACACAGAAGTGCTATTCTATGCCAAGTTGCTTAATGTCTTAACAATATATTAT AAAACAATGCCTAAGATGTTGGAAGGATTGTTTGATTTCTTCAAAATTCTACCAAACAACCTGCTGGCTTTACCAACTATGTTGCAGCAAACTCTGTTATCTCTGCTCCAAGCACATGTTGGTTGGTCCTCTAAATGCGAAATTGCAACAAGAGTTCACTCTCAAATGTACAAGCATTTGCTTCCATTTCTGGACTTGTTAATGTTTTCACCAAACAGAGACATTAAAGATCAAGCATACATTCTAGCAAAGACATCAATGTATAGTACTGGTGCATTTGACAAAAACCCAAAGGAAATTTGTTCATGGTTCTTCTTTATTCCTGGGTACAGCAAAGACAACATGCTTGGAGGAGCAGTAGGGTGTGATATCTACAGAAAATTGTCGTCACCTGTTCTTCTTTTCTTACGTGATGCTGTAATTGAGTCTGGCGATAAGTTATTCTATTATTCAGATCTTTTAAGGTCTGCTTTGAGTAGTTTACCAGGCATCAAAG ATATATCTCCTGATTTCAGCCCTTTCACAATCTGCATCTTGGATAGGTGCCTAACATTGGCAACTGCTGAAACTGGTGCTTTTTCTGCTTCCGAGAAGTCGATGGTTTCGTCATATGTGTGCAATACCTTAAAGTATCTTCTGGAGACTCAG GGGGACCCATTACTTTTGTCTTCAATAATTGATGTGAAGTTGTCTGAGAAACTTGATGCTCCATATGACTTGGATGATTCTCAATGTCCCTGCGAGTGGAGGCCATTCAAGAGATTGCTACATTTGTCACGGAAAATTTTGCAGGGAACTTACAGAATATCTTCCAACATCAAGGGAATTGTGTATTCCGAAAGTTCTTTTACCTGTACTGTCGGTGAAGTCCAAAGATTGCTTAAGAGTGAGTCTGATGGTAGTCTGGTTGGATTGACCATTGGGTTTTGCTTTTCAATTGCTTGCACAACATCAGCTGAGATAATACAGAATTTCCCTTCGATAGTATCTCTCTCGAATAAATTGCTCGGGGTCCCTCTGTCACTGTTGATGCAACTATTTTTTTCAGAACCTAGTCTTCTGAGTGATGCTTCTAAGAGATGGCCAGAAATCTTCTTCACGGGTATGGAAAGGGCCTTGGCTAGATTAAGTGGTGGGAGAACAATGGACTATGAGTCTGATGCATTTTCTGTATTTTTGGAGCGTGCACCTTTTTATGTTCTCTTTCCAGCTGTTCTGTATATTGATGGACTGGATTTTTCGGATCAATCAGGATTGCAAAGCTTGCTTCTGGCAAAGCTTTCCAAGAAGACATCTGATCATCTTCTTTCCTGTTTCCGCTATTTACTCTTTTGGTTGAATCAAACTCAGTTATCTTATAGACATGAGCAATTTGAGGGACTTGAAAAACTTTCCGCAGCTTGCTTCCTTCTCCTAAGCGGCATGTTGAAAAAATTGTTGGTTGAAAAATCCAATTCTCGTGGTGTAGACACCTGTAGTCCTTTCTCAACTTACTTTATTGAAGAGTTGGTTGTAACTATCCTTGATCACCCTGCTGTGGTATCTGTGCTGGAGTACCCGTCCCCTGTTAACAGTGATTTTGCATGTGGAACAATTCAGGATAGTGTAGACCAGTTTGTTGAATCAGTTAAACTGAAAATTTGCAAGACGGATCATCATGTGCTTAATTTGGTAAAAGCTACTTTTGAGTTCTGGTTGTCTTTCTGCTTTGGCCAAAGCTCCTCATCTGAAGTTTATCATGCCAATAAACATGTCGTTACTTCATTCAAAAATGTGGTAAAGAAACTGGTTCTGACATTTAGGCTTAAGATGAACGAATGCATGAAGTCTAAGAACTTAATACCTTTAGTTCCTGTACTATATGCTCTACATAGTTTGATTCATTTCATATCTCCCTTTGAGGTGCTTGAATTGGCCCATTGGATTCTGTCTTTAATTGACCTTGAGGATCGTTCTGTTTGGCTGACTTCAGCTCTCTGTGTTGGATTACACATTGCTGGTTCTGCATTTGATCATCTGGCAGCATACATGTGGCAGCCACAAGAAAAAATCCCCATCTGCTTGTTTTGGGGAATTCAACAGGAACAAAATGATGTCATCCTTTATGAGAAAGTCCTTTTGCAAGTATACGATATTGCCACTAGATTTGAACTTGATGTTGCTGATGCCTGTCTGCTAAAAGCTGTAAAAGTTGTGAAAGTACATAAATCTATGCAGAAGGAAAGCCATCTTTTTCTTAAGGATTCATGTAGAACTGTGGCTAACACTCATGTCAATGTCCTTTCTCATTGCATGCTCAAAATAACCAAAAGAAAAGCTGAAATCTTGTTTCTTGTTGCTGATATAAGCCCTCTACATCTCTCTGTATTTGGGAAGTTATTTTCAGACAGGATGAATAAATATGTGGTAGTGAAGCCTCGTACAGTACCACCAATTTGTGATTTTTCTGATGAAGACGCACTGATGCTTCTTCCCACTGTTATCCTGTACTTAAACTCAATTCCTGCAAAATTTGGGGGCCAGCTTTGCATACTTCATGAGCATATAGCTTCTTTTTATTGGGAAATACTCAAACAAGGTTTCTCTATCTGGACAAGTTATGTTTCCAGGGAGATATTTAAGGtagaatattttgaaaacctGTCAATGGAAGATTTTCCCAATCTTGTCTCAGGTAGCCTTCTAGCGAATACTGTTATTGTAGTCCAATTGTTCTTTGAAATAAGAGGTGATTTGGTGAAAGTGAAAAAACGCTTGAGTATATTCAATTCTGTTTGCTCAAGTGATTGTAGTGATCTGCTGGAGTTCGATCTCACTCAAGATGGTTCTTATTCAGTCGAAGAGTCTTTGAATGTTGTCAACAGGACTGTTGCAAAAATACGTTTGTGCAGGGCCCTTTTATTCCCCGAGAAGGGTAAGTTTCCGTCTCTGCTGAAGAAAAACGCAGAAGTGGTCGCTTCAGAAGATTGCCCCATTTTAGACTTGGCAAGAATCCGGTTTCTGAACTTGCTGGTTCAATCCTGGCAGCTTATCGTCAAGAGATGCTCTTTGAACGTTGTTGGCTTCAGGCAAATGGAAGTTGGAAGTTGTTCCATATTTAGATATTTGGAAGTATATATTCTAAAAAATGTAACGGAAATAACAAGGGAGATGCAGGGTTGTCTTCTGAATTTGGAATCTCTTCCATTTGTAGAGCAACTTGGTAATTCATCTCTTCTGCATAGGTTTTATGATCCTTTGACACTGGGGATGCTCCGAGCTATTATCTCATCAGTATCCGAGGGGAAGTTCTCTTGCATATCAATTATTCAACGGTTACTTGCACATTCTCAATTTGCTGCTACTATCCATTCTTCTCACATCTCAGCTGGTCATTCTCACTTTGGGATGATATTTACTCCTTTGCCTAGCATCATGAGATCATATGTTCAATTTGCTGATTTAGATGCCTATGATTTAAAAGATAGTTGTAAACTATCTGAGGAATGTGCTCGGCAGTTAGAACTTGTGAAGTTGCTTAGGTTGCTTTTCCAAATCAGTGCCCGACAATGTgatattaataatgtaaaagaCATTGGAATAAATTTGAGGGAATTGCTCTTCTTGCTATTATCTTCTTATGGTGCTAGTATGAGTGTGATTGACTTGGAGATATACAGTTTAATGGATGAGATCAGTTCAGCTAATAACTTGGGCGAAGTAAGTATGGCTAAATTAGATTATCTATGGGGTAGTGCTCTGCTGAAAGtcagaaaagaaaatgaacagGAGCAGACTATCTCTTGTAATTTGAGTGAAGCTGAAGCAGTTGATGATTACCGTAGGATCCGTTTCAGAGAAAACATTCCCATAGACCCCAAAGTTTGTGCAACTACCGTGCTTTATTTCCCATATGAAAGAACAGTTGGTCCAAGGATTCTCAAAGAACCTAAAAAAGATTATCCTGACTTTGGATATGAG GTACATTATGCAGATGCCGAGAAACTCCATGTGTATGATCCCATTTTTATTTTGCACTTCTCAGTTCACTGTCTTTCTATGGGGTTTGTAGAGCCCTTGGAGTTTGCAAGCTTAGGCTTGCTTGCGATTGCTGTTGTCAGTATATCTTCACCTGATGATGACATGAGGAAACTAGGTTACGAGGTTCTTGGAAGATTCAAGAGTGTGCTGGAG AGATGTCAGAAGAGGAAGGATGTGGTGCGACTTCGTCTCCTAATGTCGTACTTGCAAAATGGTATTGAAGAGCCTTGGCAGAAGATTTCATCCGTAACTGCCATATTTGTTGCAGAGGCTTCTTATGTACTGTTGGATCCTTCACATGACCATTATTCAGCAATAAGTAAATATCTGATCCGCTCTCCAAGTGCAAATATGAAG GGTATTCCATTGTTCCAGACTTTTTTCTGGAGTATCTCAACTAATTATATAACAGAGAGGTTGTGGATGCTACGTCTATTATGCTCAGGATTGAATTTGGACGATGATGCTCAAATATACATCAGAAATGCCATTTTCGAGACCCTTTTCAGTTTTTATGTTTCTCCCATTTCTGATCATGAATCGAAGGAGTTGATTGTTCAG ATAGTGAGGAAGTCCGTCAGAATACCTAAGATGGCCAGGTACTTGGTTGAACAGTGTGGCTTGATCTCATGGTCATCCTGTGCTGTTTCATCTCTTTCTTGGAGTCAATGCAGAAGAAATTCATTTGTTGAGTTGACTGTTATACTGGAG GCCCTAAATGAAGTCGTTTTGTCGAGACACACTGTTGAGTGGATGCAGAAATATGCCTTGGAGCAGCTTGTGGAACTCTCTTGCAATCTGTACAAGATGCTAATTGAAGGTGTTGAAAGGCTTAAAGTAAATAGTCAACTTGTTAAACTGATTCTACAAATATTGAGATCAGCATTGAGGATATCCCAAAAGAGGAAAGTTTATCAACCACATTTCACACTCTCCGTTGAGAGTTTACTTCAGTTATGTGAAGTTGTTGATGAATGCTGTGGTGGAAGGCAAAGTCTTGTTGCACAGATTGGACTTGAAGCTGTACTAATGAGCACTCCTCCAGTAGCTATTTTACAAATG gACAAGGAAAAAGTTTCCAAGTTTGTTAGGTGGGCAACTTTAACTGCTTTGCagtcaaatattgaaaaagTCCATGCGCCGGAAAGTATTGATTGCATTATGAGACTGCAAGCCAATGAAGAATCAGACGATTCTCTGATATCAAAGCTTGTTCGCTGGCTGACTGCATCAGTGATTGTAGGAAAGCATTCCCTCAAATTCAGTAATATGGATATCTCTCATTCTTTCGACAGATCTAAGCTCAATAACCTGCTCTCTCTGATGGAGGGGAATGATCAAAGATGTAGCAGCACCAGCCGGACATTTGCATGTGAAGATACTTTAGCCTCATCAATCTTTTTTCTGCAACAGCTACAACGCAAAAACTATACAGTGCTTCCATCTGTCGTTTCTGCACTCtgtcttcttctttcttctagTCTTTCTTCCAGAG AAACAGACATCTTGGGTGATGATGCAATTCAGTTGGCAATCCTCTTCTCCAAGATTAATTGCCCTGCTGAAGCTTATCCTATCTGGAGATG GTCATTTTACCAGCCATGGAAAGATCAGTCTTCTGAGCTAAGTGATGCAGCAAAATTGGAAGAAAATCAAGCTTGTGAAATGCTTCTTGTTGTAATCTCAAAGTTGTTAGGAAGAAATTCATTATACTCCAACTTCCTTTCCTTTCAGGATGTAGACAAGTTGGGTGTCTTTGATTGGGAAAGACACATCCTTAAACCtcagtaa